The genomic stretch TTGAGGAAAGCCTGTCGCTCTTCACCAGGGGCGTGCCGCCGACCAGAAGAGGCGGCGTCAGCTTTGTATCAGCGAAGGGAAGAAATGGCAGATACCTGTATATGCCTTTTTCCAGAGATTTTTTCACAGCGTCAGCCTTTCGGCCTATGCGGGCGTAATCGTAAACCGCCTCAAGATTCCCTGAGCAGTCCGGGCACTGGTAACGCGCCTGCTTCAAGGAAAATTCTTTTCCGCACCTTAAACATTTAAAGCCTTTCAAATTTTCTGAGATCATAATCTTTTTAAAAACTCCTTTCTGGATAATGTTTCCTGTTCACCGCTTACCATGTCGCGGACAGTCACCGTCATATTTTTTATTTCATCCTCTCCCATGATCAGGACGAAACGGAAAGATGCCGCCGAAGCCTCTTTCAAAGCGTTTTTAAGTTTCGGCTTCGCGGAGATCACGCAAACCTTCCCCGTGCCTCTTATATCATCCGCGAAAGCTATAAGGCCGTCCACGGGCGCTCCGGCGGAAACGATCATGTAATCGGGTTTCTCCGGTGTAAAATCTATGAGAGGCATGATCCTGTCCACGCCTATCGCGAAACCCACCGCCGGCACATCTTCACCGCCCAGCAGTTTCACAAGGCCGTCATAACGCCCGCCTGCGGCGATGGCATCCCTGGCGCCTTTGGCGTAAAACTCAAAGACGCAGCCGTTATAATAATCCAGGCCCCTGACCAGCCTCACATCCGGCGTAAATCTGATTTGCCTGTCATTCAGCCCCTGCCTGATCTCTGTGAAATTATCGGCGCAGTCCGGGCACAGGGCTTCGCTCACATCCGGCGCGCCGGAAAGTATCTTTCCGCATGATTCAACTTTGCAGTCAAGTATCCTGAGAGGATTAACGCAGAGACGCTCCCTGCAATCATCGCAGAGGCCGTCAATCTTTTTTTCGGCGAAGGCCTTTAATTTCTTTTCGTACTCAGACCTGCACACGGGACAGCCGATGGAATTTATCTTCAATTCGTAGTCAAGGCCGAGTTTATTAAGCGCCGACGCGCACAAAGAAATTATCTCTATATCGGCGAAAGAAGTTTGGTCTCCGAAGTATTCGGCGCCCATCTGGAAAAACTGCCGTTTGCGGTCTTTTTGAGGTCTTTCATAGCGGAACATCGGCCCCGAATAATAAAGCCTCCGGGGCAGCGGCCGCAGAAGGCCTCCGCCTATGGCCGCACGGACAACTCCCGCCGTGCCTTCGGGGCGCAGGGTCAGGGAGCGTCCGGCCTTATCCGGAAAAGTGTACATCTGCTTCTGCACGATGTCACTGCCCCCGCCTATGGTCCGTTCAAAAAGAGCGGTGTCTTCAAAAATAGGCGTGTTGATCAGGCCATAGCCGTAGAGCCTCGCGGCTTCTTCAAAAATCCGCGAAACGCGGGAAAATCTTCCGGCTTCCTCGCCGACAATATCCCTTGTTCCTTTAGGTACATTATATATTTTCATAGCATTGCGATTATATGAAATGTTCCCTCTGTAAGCAAACCGTTTCTTTACCCTAATCCCTGCCTGCCGGCAGGTTGACATTTGACATATAAAGCATCCGCGCGACACGGCGCATCAATTCTGTTATATTAGCTCCGACACCTTCTTTTTGTTTTGAAATAAGTCACGAAAGTCAACGCCCGTCACCATTACTTCCTAAATAAATTTATAACGCGTAAGTGACGCGCAGCCAGATTTTTTCAATATCTTATTTTTGATCCCAAACAATAAATCCCG from Candidatus Omnitrophota bacterium encodes the following:
- a CDS encoding histidine--tRNA ligase, with the protein product MSTCRQAGIRVKKRFAYRGNISYNRNAMKIYNVPKGTRDIVGEEAGRFSRVSRIFEEAARLYGYGLINTPIFEDTALFERTIGGGSDIVQKQMYTFPDKAGRSLTLRPEGTAGVVRAAIGGGLLRPLPRRLYYSGPMFRYERPQKDRKRQFFQMGAEYFGDQTSFADIEIISLCASALNKLGLDYELKINSIGCPVCRSEYEKKLKAFAEKKIDGLCDDCRERLCVNPLRILDCKVESCGKILSGAPDVSEALCPDCADNFTEIRQGLNDRQIRFTPDVRLVRGLDYYNGCVFEFYAKGARDAIAAGGRYDGLVKLLGGEDVPAVGFAIGVDRIMPLIDFTPEKPDYMIVSAGAPVDGLIAFADDIRGTGKVCVISAKPKLKNALKEASAASFRFVLIMGEDEIKNMTVTVRDMVSGEQETLSRKEFLKRL